The Bacteriovorax sp. Seq25_V genome has a window encoding:
- a CDS encoding cytochrome C oxidase subunit IV family protein produces MSESTHHSHKKLYIAIFFALAFLTGVELVIPGLPNVAKILKDTALIALALGKAFLVAYFFMHLNEEKGWLKFIAAIPISAGLYAVVLILESMFR; encoded by the coding sequence ATGTCAGAATCTACACATCACAGTCACAAAAAGTTATACATTGCAATTTTCTTTGCTCTTGCTTTCTTAACTGGAGTTGAGCTTGTAATTCCTGGTCTACCAAATGTAGCAAAGATTCTTAAGGACACTGCCCTTATAGCTCTTGCTCTTGGAAAAGCATTCTTAGTTGCTTACTTCTTTATGCATTTAAATGAAGAGAAAGGTTGGCTAAAGTTTATCGCTGCAATTCCTATTTCTGCGGGACTTTATGCGGTAGTATTAATTTTAGAATCAATGTT
- a CDS encoding SCO family protein, protein MTAYVGYKRNGNLFEKLVTNKLFWFLFIAFTFSYPIYRSVYRELPPPLPVIKKVPDFSLVNDFKKPVTNKDLLGKVYIANFIFTTCPSSCLRLTAEMEKVQKRVRGLGQNVALVSFTVDPLTDTPEVLYKYARKKNANPFVWSFLTGDKEELKKLVIDGFNVPMGDKEAVDAVVDRETVTMFDIAHTEKFVLVDHHGDIRGYYDSTSDDINKMMIDIGLLINRKN, encoded by the coding sequence ATGACTGCATACGTAGGATACAAACGAAATGGAAACCTTTTTGAAAAGCTTGTGACAAACAAGCTTTTCTGGTTTTTATTTATTGCTTTTACATTTTCGTATCCTATCTACAGATCAGTTTACCGTGAACTTCCACCACCGTTACCTGTTATTAAAAAAGTTCCGGACTTTTCACTTGTAAATGATTTCAAAAAGCCAGTTACAAATAAAGATCTTCTTGGAAAAGTTTATATTGCAAATTTTATTTTCACGACTTGTCCTTCTTCTTGCTTAAGACTTACTGCCGAAATGGAAAAAGTCCAGAAAAGAGTAAGAGGTCTAGGTCAAAATGTAGCTCTTGTCTCTTTTACTGTTGACCCATTAACGGACACACCAGAGGTTCTTTATAAGTATGCACGTAAGAAAAATGCTAACCCATTTGTATGGAGCTTTTTAACAGGAGATAAGGAAGAATTGAAAAAACTTGTTATCGATGGCTTCAATGTCCCAATGGGAGACAAAGAAGCTGTAGATGCAGTTGTTGATAGAGAAACAGTAACAATGTTCGATATTGCTCATACTGAAAAATTTGTGCTTGTTGATCACCATGGGGATATTCGTGGTTATTACGATTCAACGAGTGACGATATTAATAAGATGATGATCGATATAGGTTTATTAATTAACAGAAAAAATTAG